A genomic region of Deltaproteobacteria bacterium contains the following coding sequences:
- a CDS encoding DUF4258 domain-containing protein — protein MKFTSHAKDEMLYEESGEIYEMEIKETLAECEILEEYSGDKPYPSYLVFGRTRKQRPLHIVCAPVPEDEKLVIITVYQPNPELWIDFKRRKL, from the coding sequence TTGAAATTTACCAGTCATGCAAAAGATGAGATGCTGTACGAAGAATCTGGCGAAATATATGAGATGGAAATAAAAGAGACGTTAGCAGAATGCGAAATATTGGAAGAATATTCCGGTGACAAGCCATACCCCAGTTATCTTGTATTTGGAAGAACTAGAAAACAAAGACCATTGCATATTGTATGCGCACCTGTGCCGGAGGATGAAAAATTGGTTATTATAACAGTATATCAACCTAATCCAGAACTTTGGATTGATTTTAAGAGGAGAAAACTATGA